GCCACGCCACGCTGGATGCGATGACCGATGCCATTGTGCCGGCAAAGATCAAGTCGCCCGCACCGCTGGCGCTGCCGGAGTCGATGACCGAAGTGCAGGCGCTGGCGAAGATCCGCGCGATCGCCGACAAGAACACCGTGCTGCGCAGCTTCATCGGCCAGGGCTACTACGGTACCCACACGCCGAACGTGATCCTGCGCAACATCCTGGAAAACCCGGCCTGGTACACCGCCTACACCCCGTACCAGGCGGAAATCTCGCAGGGCCGCATGGAAGCGCTGATCAACTTCCAGACCCTGTGCGCCGACCTGACCGGCATGGAGATCGCCAACGCCTCACTGCTGGACGAAGCCACCGCCGCGGCCGAAGCAATGACCCTGGCCAAGCGTTCGGCCAAGTCGAAGTCGGACACCTTCTTCGTGCACGACGCCGTGCACCCGCAGACGCTGGAACTGCTGCGCACCCGCGCCGAGCCGATGGGCATCGTGCTGCGCGTGGGCACCCCGGCCGAAGCACTGGAAGCGGAGGCCTTCGGCCTGCTGCTGCAGTACCCGGACACCTTCGGCCAGGTCGGCGACTACAAGGCGCTGGTGGATGCCGTGCACGCGCGCGGCGGCCTGGTGGCCGTGGCCACCGACCTGCTGGCGCTGACCCTGCTGGCCGCCCCCGGCGAATGGGGCGCGGACATCGTGGTCGGCAACAGCCAGCGTTTCGGCGTGCCGTTCGGTTTCGGCGGCCCGCACGCTGCGTTCATGGCCTGCCGTGATGCCTACAAGCGCTCGATGCCGGGCCGCCTGATCGGCGTCTCCATCGATGCCGAAGGCAAGCCGGCCTACCGCCTGACCCTGCAGACCCGCGAGCAGCACATCCGCCGCGAGAAGGCCACCTCCAACATCTGCACCGCGCAGGTGCTGCTGGCGGTGATGGCCTCGATGTACGCCGTCTACCACGGCCCGGAAGGCTTGGCCCGCATCGCCCGCCGTACCCACCGCCTGGCCTCGATCCTGGCCGCGTCGCTGCGCAGCGCCGGCGTGCAGGTCGGTGGCGACTTCTTCGACACCCTGCACATCACCGGTGTGCATGCCGATGAGATCCACGCCAAGGCCCGCGCCGCCGGTTACAACCTGCGTGCGATCGACAGCGACTCGGTCGGCATCAGCCTGGACGAGACCGCGACCCGCGCCGACATCGTCGCCCTGGCCGCCGTGTTCGGTGCGCAGGCCGATGTGGATGCGCTGGATGCCAGCACCACCGACGCACTGCCGGCTGCCCTGCTGCGCCAGTCCGCGTTCCTGACCCACCCGGTGTTCAACACCCACCACAGCGAGCACGAGCTGCTGCGCTACCTGCGTTCGCTGGCCGACAAGGACCTGGCGATGGACCGCACGATGATCCCGCTGGGCTCGTGCACCATGAAGCTCAACGCCACCGCCGAGATGATCCCGGTGACCTGGCCGGAGTTCTCGCAGATCCATCCGCTGGTGCCGGCCGACCAGGCGCTGGGCTACAAGGAACTGATCGAGACGCTCGAAGCGATGCTGGTCGAATGCACCGGCTACGACGCGGTCAGCCTGCAGCCGAACTCCGGTGCGCAGGGCGAGTACGCCGGCCTGCTGGCGATCCGCGCCTACCACCGCTCGCGCGGTGAGGACCACCGTGACATCTGCCTGATTCCGGATTCGGCGCACGGCACCAACCCGGCCTCGGCGCAGATGTGCGGCATGAAGGTCGTGGTGACCAAGACCGATGCCAACGGCAACGTCGATGTCGAAGACATCCGCGTCAACGCCGAGAAGTACAGCGACCGCCTGGCCGCGATCATGATCACCTACCCGTCCACGCACGGCGTGTTCGAGGAGGAAGTGGTCGAGATCTGCGAGATCATCCACCAGCACGGCGGCCAGGTGTATACCGACGGCGCCAACATGAACGCCCTGGTCGGCGTGGCCAAGCCGGGCAAGTGGGGTTCGGACGTTTCC
This genomic stretch from Stenotrophomonas sp. SAU14A_NAIMI4_5 harbors:
- the gcvP gene encoding aminomethyl-transferring glycine dehydrogenase produces the protein MSQNTPSLRELEHHSAFVERHIGPNDAEIAQMLDVVGHATLDAMTDAIVPAKIKSPAPLALPESMTEVQALAKIRAIADKNTVLRSFIGQGYYGTHTPNVILRNILENPAWYTAYTPYQAEISQGRMEALINFQTLCADLTGMEIANASLLDEATAAAEAMTLAKRSAKSKSDTFFVHDAVHPQTLELLRTRAEPMGIVLRVGTPAEALEAEAFGLLLQYPDTFGQVGDYKALVDAVHARGGLVAVATDLLALTLLAAPGEWGADIVVGNSQRFGVPFGFGGPHAAFMACRDAYKRSMPGRLIGVSIDAEGKPAYRLTLQTREQHIRREKATSNICTAQVLLAVMASMYAVYHGPEGLARIARRTHRLASILAASLRSAGVQVGGDFFDTLHITGVHADEIHAKARAAGYNLRAIDSDSVGISLDETATRADIVALAAVFGAQADVDALDASTTDALPAALLRQSAFLTHPVFNTHHSEHELLRYLRSLADKDLAMDRTMIPLGSCTMKLNATAEMIPVTWPEFSQIHPLVPADQALGYKELIETLEAMLVECTGYDAVSLQPNSGAQGEYAGLLAIRAYHRSRGEDHRDICLIPDSAHGTNPASAQMCGMKVVVTKTDANGNVDVEDIRVNAEKYSDRLAAIMITYPSTHGVFEEEVVEICEIIHQHGGQVYTDGANMNALVGVAKPGKWGSDVSHLNLHKTFCIPHGGGGPGVGPCAVKEHLAPFLPGKLGDNGPVGMVSAASFGSASILPISWMYIAMMGSEGLRKATQVAQLNANYIAKRLAPHFKTLYTGRNGLVAHECILDVRPLEKTSGIGAEDVAKRLIDFGFHAPTLSFPVAGTLMVEPTESESLHELDRFIDAMIQIREEIRAIEDGRLDREDNPLKNAPHTATAVTASEWTHAYPRELAAFPLPSLKLQKYWPPVARVDNVYGDKNVMCACIPVDAYKDDEVEA